From Melitaea cinxia chromosome 3, ilMelCinx1.1, whole genome shotgun sequence, one genomic window encodes:
- the LOC123669531 gene encoding protein tilB: MVRITVEMVRNKAEHHDRLLAPLEEIALHQENIEKIEFIQDWCPKLKILLMQSNLIAKIENLNRLKHLTYLNLALNNIEVVENLDRCESLEKLDLTLNFIGEIVSVESLVGNYNLANLYLTGNPCTDFDNYRDFVIGTLPQLSALDGIDIERSDRIKALQNLPMIRSDILFEQKNYKYQRKAQKSRLENTIKEKWDTEYSNMDIDERNKKFWAEKTEHAPEVRYEIERMRQLKLKSYESEDKKEEKREIRLFTSDGRPFNINQPKIDFKFSDEEDLNLYVLDLAIYKHLDTNLLDIDIQSNYVRVIIKGKIFQLHLPQEIDITNSKAQRSQITGHLVVTMPKSNFTLKKPLKYKESLVSTKQKPNVNKEMGMTSSKREFLEIGPSDDILDFTKITQSNQKPYYIDPRLILTEKKPSPEFVDNPEVPDLI, translated from the coding sequence ATGGTCAGAATAACAGTAGAGATGGTTCGGAATAAGGCAGAACACCATGACCGATTACTAGCTCCGTTAGAAGAGATAGCATTACATCAGGAAAATATTGAGAAGATAGAATTTATCCAAGACTGGTGCCCTAAgcttaaaattcttttaatgcAAAGCAATTTAATAGCCAAGATAGAAAATTTAAACAGGCTAAAACATCTTACATACCTGAACTTAGCATTAAACAACATAGAAGTCGTTGAAAATTTGGATAGATGTGAATCACTGGAGAAGTTAGACTTAACGCTGAATTTTATTGGTGAAATTGTGAGTGTTGAATCTTTGGTGGGTAATTATAACTTAGCAAACTTATATTTGACAGGAAACCCGtgtaccgactttgataattaCAGAGACTTCGTTATTGGAACTCTCCCGCAACTATCAGCACTTGATGGAATAGATATTGAAAGATCCGACCGTATAAAAGCTTTACAAAATCTTCCCATGATCAGatcagatatattatttgaacaaaaaaattacaaatatcaaaGGAAAGCTCAAAAATCTCGTTTAGAAAatactattaaagaaaaatgggACACTGAGTATAGTAATATGGATATTGATGAAAGGAATAAAAAGTTTTGGGCCGAGAAAACTGAACATGCGCCAGAAGTCAGATACGAAATTGAACGTATGCGACAATTGAAACTTAAAAGCTATGAGTCCGAAGATAAAAAGGAAGAAAAGAGAGAAATCAGACTATTTACATCGGATGGAAGACCATTCAATATTAACCAgccaaaaattgattttaaattttctgatgAGGAAGATTTAAACTTATATGTTTTAGATCTAGCCATTTATAAACACTTGGATACTAATTTACTTGATATTGATATTCAGTCAAATTATGTAAGAGTTATTATAAAAGGGAAAATATTTCAACTTCATCTACCCCAAGAGATAGATATAACTAATTCAAAGGCTCAAAGGTCACAAATTACTGGACATTTAGTAGTCACAATGCCTAAATCAAACTTTACACTGAAAAagcctttaaaatataaagaatcgTTGGtctcaacaaaacaaaaaccgaATGTTAATAAAGAAATGGGAATGACGTCATCGAAAAGAGAATTTTTAGAAATAGGACCATCTGATGATATTCTCGATTTCACAAAAATAACTCAGTCGAATCAAAAACCGTATTATATTGATCCAAGATTAATACTAACCGAAAAAAAGCCAAGCCCTGAATTTGTTGATAATCCTGAAGTCCCCgatcttatttaa
- the LOC123669532 gene encoding annulin-like, with protein sequence MGAVKSKLASACPARCECCGLVRSDSYDLRELPRPPQLDTSNDVIDGTRHGVLAVQGIDFCIETNGENHHTHKFHLMSKDVDKCLVIRRGQAFKLDILLNRPYDARRDAVSFIFYVADVERRGPSGDTSASVPMLEKGSETLGGWNAVYEGQMDSHLMVAVTPAADCIVAAWRMDIDTKMSGGSSLSYTHPLPIYVLFNPWCLNDSVYMPGHSHREEYVQDDSGLMYRGVYNVTKPVPWFYGQYEKDILECALYLVRELGKLKGRARGDPIRTVRALSAAVNVQDDNGVLFGNWATDLRDYSGGTHPLKWAGSLTILQKYYDKKKPVKYAQCWVFAGVLTTICRALGIPCRPVTGYDAAHDSQGSLTIDIIKDEQGNTLEEFTSDSVWNYHVWNEVWMDRPDLGTEYGGWQVIDSTPQETSEDIYRCGPASLRAVRDGEIQRPYDSSYVFAQVNADKVLWKYSGEIQPLKFLARDTVSIGQHISTKAVGRMEREDITELYKYPEWTREERDTMEKALRKSESIFARYYLNDVFNDVVFDFELRDDIVIGQEFNVVLNIRNRSTTDEHHVKGVIRVDTVTYRGVTGNGVKRQDFDMVMKPEAKEKITLLVTFDDYFKKIVDQASFNIACIATIVDRSFDYFAQDDFRVRNPDIKISYEGKPTSRQEFLVIVKLENPLPVPLRNGKFYIQGPGLDEQLKIELSENVAPGATATAQFKLTPPWAGRHQISVKFSSKELRDVDGFLSLMVSMPETNGIPLIDSNETYREI encoded by the exons ATGGGTGCAGTGAAAAGCAAGTTAGCCAGTGCTTGTCCGGCCAGGTGCGAATGCTGCGGACTCGTAAGATCAGACTCTTACGATCTCAGAGAACTACCCCGACCGCCACAATTGGACacatcaaatg ATGTCATCGACGGAACGAGACATGGCGTCCTCGCAGTGCAAGGCATCGACTTTTGCATCGAAACAAATGGAGAAAATCATCACACACACAAATTCCATCTCATGTCGAAAGATGTTGACAAATGTCTCGTCATACGACGAGGTCAGGCCTTCAAACTTGATATTCTTTTAAACCGGCCATATGACGCTCGCAGAGACGCGGTTTCCTTTATATTTTACGTGGCAG ATGTCGAAAGGCGTGGGCCGTCAGGAGATACATCTGCGTCTGTTCCGATGCTGGAGAAAGGGTCGGAAACCTTAGGAGGATGGAACGCAGTGTATGAAGGTCAAATGGATTCCCATCTAATGGTCGCAGTCACACCAGCAGCTGATTGCATCGTTGCTGCCTGGCGCATGGACATTGACACCAAAATGAGTGGAGGCAGTTCTCTAAGTTATACACATCCACTCCCCATATACGTGCTTTTTAACCCTTGGTGCTTAAATGACAGTGTTTACATGCCAG gACATAGCCATAGAGAGGAATACGTACAAGACGACAGTGGTCTGATGTACAGAGGTGTCTACAACGTAACAAAGCCAGTTCCATGGTTTTACGGGCAGTACGAGAAGGATATTCTGGAATGTGCTTTGTATCTAGTCAGAGAACTTGGAAAG CTCAAGGGACGTGCAAGAGGAGATCCTATCAGAACGGTTCGTGCTCTGTCCGCGGCGGTCAATGTTCAAGATGACAATGGAGTCTTGTTTGGTAACTGGGCCACCGACTTAAGGGACTACAGCGGAGGCACACATCCTCTAAAATGGGCGGGATCATTGACCATATTACAGAAgtattacgataaaaaaaaaccggtcAAGTACGCACAATGTTGGGTCTTTGCTGGTGTTTTAACAACAA tttgcAGAGCGCTAGGAATACCCTGCAGACCGGTGACGGGTTACGATGCAGCTCACGACAGTCAGGGCAGCCTCACCATCGACATAATCAAAGACGAACAAGGCAACACGCTCGAGGAATTCACAAGTGATTCAGTATGGAACTATCACGTTTGGAATGAG GTTTGGATGGACCGACCAGACTTGGGAACTGAGTACGGAGGCTGGCAAGTTATCGACTCGACGCCACAAGAAACGTCAGAGGATATTTATCGATGTGGTCCTGCTTCTTTACGAGCGGTACGAGACGGCGAGATACAGAGACCTTATGATTCTTCATACGTTTTCGCGCAAGTTAACGCTGACAAG GTGTTATGGAAATATTCCGGCGAAATTCAACCGTTGAAATTTTTAGCACGTGATACAGTTTCAATTGGACAACATATTTCCACCAAAGCGGTTGGCCGGATGGAGCGTGag GATATTACTGAACTCTACAAATACCCAGAATGGACGCGAGAGGAGCGTGATACAATGGAAAAAGCTTTACGCAAGTCAGAAAGTATTTTCGCGCGATACTACCTCAACGATGTCTTTAACGATGTTGTTTTTGATTTCGAACTTAGAGACGACATTGTAATTGGGCAAGAATTTAACGTG gtCTTAAATATCAGAAATCGTTCTACAACTGACGAGCACCATGTAAAAGGAGTGATACGGGTGGACACGGTCACTTATAGAGGAGTGACAGGAAACGGTGTAAAGAGACAGGACTTCGACATGGTGATGAAGCCGGAAGCGAAAGAAAAGATTACATTACTAGTCACTTTTGatgattatttcaaaaaaatagtGGACCAG GCATCGTTCAATATAGCTTGCATAGCCACCATAGTTGATAGAAGTTTCGACTATTTTGCACAAGATGACTTCAGAGTCAGAAATCCGGACATTAAAATATCGTACGAGGGTAAACCAACATCAAGACAAGAATTTTTAGTGATTGTGAAATTGGAAAATCCTTTGCCGGTTCCTTTGAGGAATGGAAAGTTCTATATTCAAGGACCAGGTCTCGACGAACAGCTTAAGATTGAGCTGAGCGAG AACGTAGCTCCCGGTGCTACAGCCACCGCGCAATTCAAACTGACACCGCCGTGGGCCGGTCGACATCAAATATCAGTCAAGTTCTCCTCTAAGGAACTGCGCGACGTAGACGGTTTCCTCTCATTGATGGTTTCGATGCCAGAGACCAATGGAATCCCTTTAATTGATTCAAACGAAACATATAGAGAGATATAA
- the LOC123669198 gene encoding hemocyte protein-glutamine gamma-glutamyltransferase-like, with product MDRMSSSMTSSVTGMGLGGITGLTTGISTLTCMREPQVTIGGMPTNYVPGLSANYNISSFCQRPGQSRRWPTARAGPTAQHIPGRSHSAGALHRLKHSSRNSPNTQYAHNLICKLADQNERRRRQDTLELIPQSYYSQQPLKVELTEFYSRDNGKDHHTDQYELVNDTVLPNPVLRRGQNFFFAVRFDRICDKQQDAIRIVFCLGPKPSVTKGTRVVLPVNWNTQQGALQHSRDVIGLARLQDTSTTTTPMPPISTVATVGPITSIRETTTYGVRRSSFSNDALPLQHSPLSPHGACERPVIERYVATTQHSTLGRTYGSRPASMQNLASIANEMDKWDISVQRQDGDTITFQVHIPASAPVGVWNCWIQTQRVGQRDNRHDYKCDEDIYILFNPWCREDTVFMDNDALRKEYILNEQGKIWCGTWRQPKGRKWIFGQFDDVVLPACIYLLERSGLEHSERGNPIRVTRAISAMINANNDDDGLMVGRYDGEYKDGVAPHAWTGSVAILERYLMDGGRPVEYGQCWVFSGLVVTICRALGIPCRSVTNYVSAHDTSGTFTVDKFFDKDGNEVPNGPDEDCYDSCWNFHVWNDVWMQRPDLPQGYGGWQIIDSTPQEAAESVYKCGPASVEAVRRGEVGFQYDTPFVYSQLNAELCHFQEEENSEWGFIRMASNQYQVGRKILTKNPNRDDDESDSDLLEITQEYKAVESPSPDRLTVIASCRGYQRLQQYYEFPDRNFEDVVFDLMDIDIVPYGQPFDCTMNIQNKSPEDRTIWCVLTASSCYYTGAIASRLRRSQGEFIVRAGQREVLKLHVTPQEYMDKLVDHSIVKVHAMAYVKQTRQAWSDEDDFPLQKPRLQIQVRSQPTVGQDCAVTFSFQNPLNVHLTDCYFTFEGPGIQRPRQIRFRDVKPGELVNYQDKFVAHLQGERRIVVTFSSRQIDEIFGSVNVTVRG from the exons ATGGATAGAATGTCTTCAAGCATGACATCCAGCGTGACTGGCATGGGACTTGGAGGGATCACTGGATTAACAACTGGAATAAGTACTCTTACCTGCATGAGAGAACCGCAGGTTACAATTGGAGGCATGCCTACCAATTATGTACCAGGATTGTCTGCCAATtacaatatttcgagtttttgtcAACGTCCAGGGCAAAGTCGTCGTTGGCCAACGGCTAGAGCTGGTCCTACAGCTCAGCATATACCTGGCCGTTCTCATAGCGCTGGTGCTTTACATCGGCTAAAGCATTCGTCGAGAAATAGCCCGAATACACAATATGCTCATAACCTTATCTGTAAACTTGCTGATCAAAATGAACGTCGACGTCGTCAAGACACATTGGAGCTAATTccccaaagttactattcccaGCAACCGCTTAAAGTCGAACTCACTGAATTTTATTCCCGAGATAATGGCAAAGACCACCATACAGATCAATATGAGTTAGTCAATGATACCGTCCTTCCTAATCCAGTTCTAAGGAGAggtcagaattttttttttgcagttcGTTTTGATAGGATCTGTGACAAACAACAGGATGCTATTCGTATAGTTTTCTGCCTAG GTCCTAAGCCGAGCGTTACGAAAGGAACTCGTGTTGTGTTACCTGTTAATTGGAACACTCAACAAGGCGCTCTTCAACACTCTCGAGATGTTATAGGATTGGCTCGTTTGCAAGATACTAGTACAACTACTACACCAATGCCTCCTATATCAACAGTAGCTACGGTGGGACCTATTACCAGCATTCGTGAAACTACTACTTATGGCGTTCGTCGTAGCTCTTTTAGTAACGATGCATTACCATTACAGCATAGTCCACTGAGCCCACATGGAGCCTGTGAGAGGCCTGTTATAGAACGTTATGTCGCAACTACACAACATTCTACATTAGGACGCACTTATGGATCTCGACCTGCATCTATGCAAAACCTGGCGTCCATAGCTAATGAAATGGATAAATGGGATATCAGTGTTCAACGCCAGGATGGAGATACTATTACATTTCAAGTACACATACCAGCATCTGCTCCCGTTGGAGTATGGAATTGCTGGATACAAACGCAACGGGTTGGACAGCGTGATAACCGCCACGACTATAAATGTGATGAAGACATATATATCCTTTTTAACCCTTGGTGCCGCGAAGATACAGTTTTTATGGACAACGATGCTTTACGGAAGGAATATATACTTAACGAACAAGGAAAAATTTGGTGTGGCACATGGCGGCAACCTAAAGGACGTAAATGGATTTTTGGTCAATTCGATGATGTTGTATTACCAGCTTGCATTTATTTACTAGAACGCAGTGGTCTGGAACATTCAGAACGCGGCAATCCTATTCGTGTTACAAGAGCTATTTCTGCAATG aTTAATGCAAATAATGACGACGACGGTTTAATGGTTGGTCGATATGATGGTGAATATAAGGATGGTGTTGCACCTCACGCATGGACCGGATCTGTTGCTATTCTGGAGCGTTATTTGATGGATGGCGGTCGACCTGTTGAGTACGGACAATGCTGGGTATTTTCAGGCCTAGTCGTAACTATTTGTAGAGCACTAg GTATTCCATGTCGATCAGTCACGAATTATGTATCAGCGCACGATACAAGTGGAACATTCACGGTTGATAAGTTCTTTGATAAAGATGGAAATGAAGTACCAAATGGCCCTGACGAAGATTGCTATGATTCCTGCTGGAACTTCCATGTTTGGAATGATGTGTGGATGCAAAGACCTGACTTACCGCAAG gTTACGGTGGTTGGCAGATAATAGACTCTACACCTCAAGAAGCAGCTGAGTCTGTGTACAAATGTGGTCCAGCGAGTGTTGAAGCCGTGCGTCGTGGTGAGGTTGGATTTCAATACGATACACCTTTTGTATACTCGCAACTTAACGCAGAACTGTGCCACTTCCAAGAAGAAGAAAATTCTGAATGGGGCTTTATTAGAATGGCATCAAATCAATATCA GGTTGGACGTAAAATTTTAACCAAGAACCCGAATCGCGATGATGACGAAAGTGACAGCGATTTGTTAGAAATTACCCAAGAATACAAAGCCGTCGAAAGCCCATCCCCTGACCGTCTTACTGTTATCGCTTCATGTCGTGGATATCAACGTCTGCAACAATATTACGAATTTCCGGATCGCAATTTTGAAGATGTTGTCTTTGATCTGATGGATATTGATATTGTACCTTACGGCCAACCTTTCGATTGCACAATGAATATTCAG AACAAATCACCCGAAGATCGTACAATTTGGTGTGTACTAACAGCGTCCTCATGCTACTACACTGGTGCCATTGCATCCCGATTGCGTAGGTCTCAAGGAGAGTTCATTGTCCGAGCTGGTCAACGGGAAGTGTTAAAATTGCACGTCACACCTCAGGAATATATGGATAAATTAGTAGACCATTCAATAGTAAAGGTGCACGCTATGGCTTATGTTAAACAAACTCGACAGGCATGGTCGGACGAGGACGATTTCCCATTACAAAAACCACGATTGCAGATCCAG GTGAGGAGTCAGCCAACCGTAGGTCAGGACTGTGCAGTAACGTTTAGCTTCCAGAATCCGTTGAATGTACATCTAACGGACTGCTATTTCACTTTCGAAGGACCTGGTATACAGAGACCCCGACAG ATTCGATTCCGCGACGTAAAGCCCGGTGAGCTCGTGAATTATCAAGATAAATTTGTAGCCCATCTTCAGGGAGAACGTCGGATTGTGGTTACATTTTCCTCGAGGCAGATCGATGAGATCTTTGGTTCTGTCAACGTAACAGTGCGTGGCTAG
- the LOC123669533 gene encoding transmembrane protein 231-like, with amino-acid sequence MALYKLFSQNVEIQYKSYLLSKATLFTVLIAVINIMLPFVIAFKSKGFWLQSHYFYEQPLIRSTYDYLLVAETDDPSVNIVCGEINTLHNEINKYEENCVETQIQEKDFDRNGKNDILEFKIHLIIPNERTITSIMLILGLDFQLMKTCPLQMQGLAIINKEFSIPPHGLKFYGDIQMYQSIHLPCLQNTVDTKYNHSSFALSTENKNAIDFILDEYFSREDFTIVTPIFSRNQIGHTGTMDLNIVLKITEIPVRYLPSLLQELKWAWPQYLSLLFIFYYLLEKIKRFVFSKRLFMAWKIIPGQKRE; translated from the exons ATGgcgttatataaattatttagccAAAATGTGGAGATCCAGTACAAAAGCTATTTATTATCGAAAGCGACAttatttacagttttaattGCCGTGATAAATATTATGCTACCATTCGTGATCGCATTTAAAAGTAAAG gatTTTGGTTACAATCgcattatttttatgaacaacCTTTAATACGATCTACGTATGACTATTTGCTCGTAGCCGAAACTGATGATCCTAGTGTTAATATTGTGTGTGgtgaaataaatacattacataacgaaataaataaatatgaagaaaACTGTGTGGAAACCCAA ATACAAGAAAAAGATTTTGACCGAAATGGAAAGAATGATATTCTTGAGTTTAAGATTCATCTCATAATTCCAAATGAACGAACTATTACTTCAATAATGTTGATATTAGGCCTCGATTTTCAACTAATG aaGACATGTCCTTTACAAATGCAAGGTTTggctattataaataaagaatttagtaTTCCGCCACATGGACTCAAGTTTTATGGAGATATACAAATGTATCAAAGTATTCATCTTCCTTGTTTGCAAAACACGGTCGATACCAAATATAATCATTCCAGTTTTGCTCTGAGTACCGAAAATAAAAACgcaattgattttattttggaTGAATATTTTAGTAGAGAAG ATTTCACAATAGTTACAccaattttttcaagaaatcAAATTGGTCACACTGGTACAATGgatttgaatattgttttaaagaTAACTGAAATACCAGTAAGATACTTGCCAAGCCTTTTGCAAGAATTGAAATGGGCATGGCCTCAATACctctcacttctttttattttttactatttattagaaAAGATAAAACGATTTGTCTTTAGCAAGCGTTTGTTTATGGCATGGAAAATAATACCGGGGCAGAAAAGGGAGTAA
- the LOC123669534 gene encoding mitochondrial import inner membrane translocase subunit Tim21 has protein sequence MSFISKLGPVIRANKTKDLIPVTIGISKFRLVRFQSSEREKGLTQSQGRGERTDVSTDVRPLGEKIKETTKTVSYTGIIVVGVGVTGIIFYYVFRELFSSNSPNSIYSVALEKCKNDPRVEDALGSPIKGYGEETTRRRRTHVSHAVYEKDGVKHMRMRFYIKGVRNKGVVELDMKQNEYGNYQCRYLLVQLDDYSGKTFIIEDNRAELDHSKSDFGSALPTLTLTQ, from the exons atGAGTTTTATATCGAAATTAGGACCAGTTATACGAGCTAATAAAACTAAAGATTTAATACCGGTGACTATAGGAATATCTAAATTTAGATTAGTTCGATTTCAGTCGAGCGAAAGAGAAAAAGGGTTAACTCAAAGTCAAGGAAGAGGTGAAAGAACCGATGTATCTACCGACGTACGGCCTCTTGGggagaaaataaaagaaacaactAAAACAGTTTCTTACACTGGAATTATCGTAGTCGGAGTCGGAGTAACTggaatcatattttattatgtctTCCGTGAATTATTCTCCAGCAATAGTCCGAATAGTATTTACTCAGTGGCTctagaaaaatgtaaaaat GATCCTAGAGTAGAAGATGCTCTTGGCTCTCCAATAAAGGGCTATGGAGAGGAAACTACAAGGAGAAGAAGGACGCATGTTAGTCATGCTGTGTATGAAAAAGACGGTGTCAAGCATATGAGAATGAGGTTCTACATAAAAGGTGTTAGAAACAAGGGAGTTGTTGAATTGGATATGAAACAG aATGAATATGGAAACTATCAATGTAGATATTTGCTGGTTCAACTAGATGACTATAGTGGTAAGACATTTATTATTGAGGACAATCGTGCGGAGCTAGATCACAGCAAATCAGATTTTGGAAGTGCTCTACCAACATTAACACTAACACAATAA